From Pararhodobacter zhoushanensis, the proteins below share one genomic window:
- a CDS encoding invasion associated locus B family protein, with protein sequence MATTFKFGAAGAVMALLAALPAQAQDSTNRVAVETAWSVFVDGTPRECWAVSSPSETVNTRDGRAVSVRRGDILMFATYRQGQGATGEISFTGGYPFAENSTVQVTIGADVFQLIVDGEWAWAASPEEDARILASMRRGQSAVLTARSSRGTQTQDTFNLFGITAATEEAQRRCAE encoded by the coding sequence ATGGCAACAACGTTCAAATTCGGCGCGGCAGGTGCAGTGATGGCTTTGCTGGCCGCGCTTCCTGCTCAGGCGCAGGATTCGACCAACCGCGTCGCCGTGGAAACCGCGTGGAGCGTCTTTGTTGACGGCACCCCGCGCGAGTGCTGGGCGGTTTCTTCGCCCTCGGAAACCGTGAACACGCGCGATGGCCGTGCGGTTTCCGTGCGGCGTGGCGACATTCTGATGTTTGCGACCTACCGTCAGGGGCAGGGCGCGACGGGTGAGATTTCCTTTACCGGCGGCTATCCTTTCGCCGAAAACTCGACCGTGCAGGTCACGATCGGTGCCGATGTGTTCCAGCTGATCGTCGATGGCGAATGGGCCTGGGCCGCGTCGCCGGAAGAGGATGCGCGCATCCTTGCGTCGATGCGCCGGGGGCAAAGCGCCGTTCTGACCGCGCGCTCGTCGCGCGGGACGCAGACGCAAGATACGTTCAACCTGTTCGGCATCACCGCCGCAACGGAAGAAGCCCAACGCCGCTGCGCCGAATAA
- the rlmN gene encoding 23S rRNA (adenine(2503)-C(2))-methyltransferase RlmN, which yields MTAPITQDVLTIPRKDIESETPNLIGMTRTQLRAALIAHGTPEKQAKMREGQIWQWLYHWGVREFTAMTNLSKDYRAFLDRTFQIQLPEIVTKQVSADGTRKYLLRINGGHEVETVYIPEEGRGTLCISSQVGCTLTCSFCHTGTQKLVRNLTAAEIVGQVLIARDDLQEWSIPGEARREERLISNVVLMGMGEPLYNFDNVRDAMKIVMDGEGIALSRRRITLSTSGVVPEIARTADEIGCLLAISFHATTDEVRDRLVPINKKWNIETLLGALRDYPRLSNSERITFEYVMLKDVNDSDEDARRLVRLIKGIPAKINLIPFNEWPGAPYQRSDWERIEAFADIIFKAGYASPIRTPRGEDIMAACGQLKSATERGRKSSAQIAAETAGH from the coding sequence ATGACTGCCCCCATCACGCAAGACGTCCTGACCATCCCGCGCAAGGACATCGAAAGCGAGACACCCAACCTGATCGGCATGACCCGCACACAGCTGCGCGCGGCGCTGATCGCGCATGGCACGCCCGAGAAACAGGCGAAGATGCGCGAAGGCCAGATCTGGCAGTGGCTCTATCACTGGGGCGTGCGCGAATTCACCGCGATGACCAATCTGAGCAAGGACTACCGCGCCTTTCTGGACCGCACGTTCCAGATCCAGCTGCCCGAGATCGTCACCAAACAGGTCTCGGCCGATGGCACGCGCAAGTATCTGCTGCGGATCAATGGCGGGCATGAGGTCGAGACGGTTTACATCCCCGAAGAGGGTCGGGGCACGCTGTGCATCTCCAGCCAGGTCGGCTGCACGCTGACCTGCTCGTTCTGCCACACCGGCACGCAGAAACTCGTGCGCAACCTGACGGCGGCCGAGATCGTCGGTCAGGTGCTGATCGCGCGCGATGATTTGCAGGAATGGTCGATCCCGGGCGAGGCGCGACGGGAAGAGCGCCTTATTTCGAATGTCGTGCTGATGGGCATGGGCGAACCGCTCTACAACTTCGACAACGTCCGCGACGCGATGAAGATCGTCATGGACGGCGAGGGCATCGCCCTGTCGCGCCGCCGGATCACCCTGTCGACCTCGGGCGTGGTGCCCGAAATCGCCCGCACGGCGGATGAGATCGGCTGCCTGCTGGCGATCAGCTTCCACGCCACCACGGACGAGGTCCGCGACCGGCTGGTGCCGATCAACAAGAAATGGAACATCGAGACGCTGCTGGGCGCCTTGCGCGACTACCCACGCCTGTCCAACAGCGAGCGGATCACCTTCGAGTATGTCATGCTCAAGGATGTGAACGATTCTGACGAAGATGCGCGGCGGCTGGTCCGGCTGATCAAGGGCATCCCGGCCAAGATCAACCTGATCCCGTTCAACGAATGGCCGGGCGCGCCCTATCAGCGGTCGGACTGGGAGCGGATCGAGGCCTTCGCCGACATCATCTTCAAGGCCGGCTACGCCTCGCCGATCCGCACGCCGCGTGGTGAAGACATCATGGCCGCCTGCGGCCAGCTGAAATCCGCCACCGAACGGGGGCGCAAATCCTCGGCCCAGATCGCCGCCGAGACGGCGGGGCACTGA